A section of the Sedimentisphaera cyanobacteriorum genome encodes:
- a CDS encoding Gldg family protein has protein sequence MNRTLKAWLAVFFVLVIVFCANTFMQRTLRKIKADVTERQIYTLSEGTKNIIDKLNQPITLKLYYAEKAAMKGPDRIRFFNIYYDFVKSLLEEYESVSDGMIDLEVIDPRPYSEAETEAIEHGLKKFPITEEENFFFGLVVQTQFGVEKSIPFFSPDRQDFVEYDISYLIDTAITREKKKIGVISSLPVTGQDVSDYMARMMRMQGQQPEPSWTFINQLKEGNYEVENVGTDVNKVEDVDILMVIHPKDLPENTLFAIDQFAVTGGRTIICTDPHAFVDQPDREQQMSGQMPSQSSNLNELLAKWGVEMEEDKFAGDKSLAIDTNIGPSQRPAALIGYLGLKDECFNKDHPISSSLNDVRMLFPGSLKFSDKEGVNVEPLLSTTNRGNTWSVDNQFELMRPNPERLMQKFTPGDEPVDMACIITGELETNFPDGIDVEVETEEDGQDSPEAESQNSEDQDGKEEKTKTKHLNPSEQTSKECAVVVFSDVDFISDMVAYRDAFFGSKMEVADNASVLLNAIEHISGSSDLLSIRSRGTHKRPFTVVEQIEQKAEERTAEQEEKIKAEISGFEKELQEIIQNSKGDSEEVIGSSIMEKKKELELKIRKAKARLQDVKRERREEIEALGNKLRNINMLLAPGVILVIAVILWLMRATKRRNFVSNRRD, from the coding sequence ATGAATAGAACACTAAAAGCATGGCTTGCAGTTTTCTTTGTACTTGTGATTGTCTTCTGCGCAAACACATTTATGCAGAGGACGCTTAGAAAAATTAAAGCCGACGTTACAGAAAGACAGATTTACACCCTTTCAGAGGGAACGAAAAATATTATCGACAAGCTCAATCAGCCGATAACGCTTAAGCTTTATTATGCCGAAAAGGCCGCAATGAAAGGGCCGGACAGGATTCGTTTCTTCAATATATACTACGATTTTGTTAAATCACTGCTCGAGGAATACGAATCAGTGAGCGACGGGATGATTGACCTGGAGGTTATAGACCCCCGCCCCTATTCAGAGGCCGAAACAGAGGCGATTGAGCACGGACTCAAAAAATTCCCTATTACTGAAGAAGAGAACTTCTTCTTCGGCCTTGTTGTTCAAACGCAGTTTGGAGTGGAGAAATCCATACCGTTCTTCTCGCCGGACAGGCAGGATTTCGTAGAATACGATATCAGCTACCTGATAGACACCGCTATAACACGTGAGAAGAAAAAGATTGGCGTGATAAGCTCTCTGCCGGTAACTGGGCAGGATGTTTCCGATTATATGGCTCGTATGATGCGTATGCAGGGACAGCAGCCGGAGCCTTCTTGGACATTCATAAATCAGCTCAAAGAAGGCAATTATGAGGTGGAAAACGTGGGCACGGATGTCAACAAGGTTGAAGATGTTGATATTCTAATGGTGATTCACCCCAAAGACCTTCCAGAGAACACGCTTTTTGCGATTGATCAGTTCGCAGTTACAGGCGGACGCACAATAATCTGTACAGACCCGCACGCATTTGTTGACCAGCCGGACAGGGAGCAGCAGATGAGCGGACAGATGCCCTCGCAAAGCTCAAATCTCAACGAACTGCTCGCAAAATGGGGCGTTGAGATGGAAGAGGATAAATTCGCCGGCGACAAATCCCTTGCGATTGATACAAACATCGGGCCGAGCCAGAGACCTGCTGCGCTTATCGGCTATCTCGGGCTCAAGGATGAATGCTTCAATAAAGACCATCCGATAAGCTCAAGTTTGAACGATGTGCGTATGCTCTTTCCCGGCTCGCTGAAATTCAGCGATAAGGAAGGGGTAAACGTGGAGCCGCTGCTTTCTACTACAAACCGCGGGAATACGTGGTCTGTGGATAATCAGTTTGAGCTGATGAGGCCGAATCCCGAAAGGCTGATGCAGAAATTCACCCCGGGGGATGAACCTGTAGATATGGCCTGCATTATTACAGGAGAGCTCGAAACAAACTTCCCCGACGGGATTGATGTGGAAGTAGAAACCGAAGAAGACGGCCAGGACTCACCCGAGGCAGAAAGCCAAAACAGCGAAGACCAAGACGGGAAAGAAGAGAAAACAAAAACCAAACACCTCAACCCCTCCGAGCAAACAAGCAAGGAGTGCGCGGTTGTTGTTTTCAGCGATGTTGACTTTATCTCTGATATGGTGGCATACCGAGATGCCTTCTTCGGCTCGAAGATGGAGGTTGCAGACAACGCCTCGGTTCTTCTCAATGCGATAGAGCATATCTCCGGTTCGAGCGACCTGTTGAGCATAAGAAGCCGCGGCACGCACAAACGCCCGTTCACTGTGGTTGAACAGATCGAGCAGAAGGCCGAAGAGAGAACGGCCGAACAGGAAGAAAAGATCAAGGCTGAGATCAGCGGCTTCGAAAAAGAGCTTCAGGAAATCATCCAAAACTCCAAGGGCGACAGCGAAGAGGTAATCGGAAGCTCTATAATGGAGAAGAAAAAAGAGCTCGAGCTGAAGATTAGAAAGGCCAAGGCAAGACTGCAGGATGTAAAACGCGAGAGACGCGAGGAGATTGAAGCCCTCGGCAATAAGCTGCGGAATATCAATATGCTCCTTGCTCCGGGCGTTATCCTCGTGATAGCAGTAATCCTCTGGCTTATGAGAGCTACCAAGAGAAGAAATTTCGTTTCAAACAGAAGAGATTAA
- the prfB gene encoding peptide chain release factor 2 (programmed frameshift), with product MERIEIKEAIADLEARILKVATGFNLPEKQERKNELEKQMSSPDFWDNQDNAQKTVSELSSLKSVVEPVSAAIQEITDLKDIFELAEAEDDDSAIASIESDVKRMQTECEKIELAGTLNGPNDTNNCFLGIHAGAGGTESCDWAGMLLRMYTRYFETNGYKYEELDSTPGEEAGIRSVMLKVSGPFAFGKLSCEAGVHRLVRISPFDSQNRRHTSFSAVDVTPEAGDDIDIEINDSDIRVDYYRASGAGGQHVNKTSSAVRITHQPTGIVVQCQNDRSQHKNKAEAMKMLKAKLYMLEQQKRDKEIAELYGNKGEIAWGNQIRSYVLQPYQMVKDHRTDTQTGNVQAVLDGSIEQFIESYLRFRAEKKNKQA from the exons ATGGAAAGAATCGAAATCAAAGAGGCAATTGCCGACTTGGAGGCGCGAATACTAAAAGTT GCGACTGGCTTTAACCTCCCTGAAAAGCAGGAAAGAAAAAACGAGCTTGAAAAGCAGATGAGCTCGCCGGACTTCTGGGACAATCAGGATAATGCGCAGAAAACCGTCTCAGAGCTGAGCTCCCTGAAGAGCGTGGTGGAGCCGGTGAGCGCTGCGATACAGGAAATCACCGACCTGAAAGACATTTTCGAGCTTGCAGAGGCAGAAGATGATGATTCCGCCATAGCCTCAATAGAATCGGATGTAAAACGTATGCAGACCGAATGCGAGAAGATCGAGCTTGCAGGCACTCTCAACGGCCCGAACGATACAAACAACTGCTTTCTGGGCATCCACGCAGGCGCCGGAGGCACTGAAAGCTGCGACTGGGCGGGAATGCTTCTGCGTATGTACACACGCTACTTCGAGACCAACGGCTATAAATACGAAGAGCTCGACAGCACCCCGGGCGAGGAAGCGGGAATCCGCTCTGTAATGCTCAAGGTAAGCGGCCCGTTCGCATTCGGGAAGCTCTCCTGCGAGGCGGGCGTTCACAGGCTCGTTAGGATAAGCCCCTTCGATTCGCAAAACAGAAGGCATACAAGCTTTTCGGCTGTGGATGTAACGCCGGAGGCCGGAGACGATATCGATATTGAGATAAACGACTCCGATATTCGAGTGGACTACTACCGCGCTAGCGGCGCAGGCGGGCAGCACGTAAACAAGACCAGCTCTGCGGTTCGAATCACGCATCAGCCTACGGGAATCGTTGTGCAGTGTCAGAACGACAGAAGCCAGCACAAAAACAAGGCCGAGGCGATGAAGATGCTCAAGGCAAAGCTCTATATGCTCGAACAGCAAAAACGCGACAAGGAAATCGCCGAGCTCTACGGCAACAAAGGCGAAATCGCCTGGGGCAACCAAATACGAAGCTATGTGCTCCAGCCTTATCAGATGGTGAAAGACCACCGCACAGACACCCAAACGGGCAACGTGCAGGCAGTGCTGGACGGTTCAATAGAGCAGTTTATAGAAAGCTATCTAAGATTCCGTGCGGAGAAAAAGAATAAGCAGGCCTAA
- a CDS encoding NADH-quinone oxidoreductase subunit NuoE family protein, with the protein MCEVECTNGCSLEQAEQELYPQLDQIIERLKDEDGALIPVLQETQELFGYLPEGALKKVSLKLDIPYSEVAGVVNFYSFFSTVPRGKHLIRVCLGTACYVRGGKELLEGFKNSLGISVGETTEDRMFSLDIGRCFGACGLAPVIMIDDKVYQRVRACKINEILSEYKNGESEQ; encoded by the coding sequence ATGTGTGAAGTTGAATGCACAAACGGATGCAGTCTTGAACAGGCTGAGCAGGAGCTCTATCCCCAGCTTGATCAAATCATCGAAAGGCTCAAGGATGAGGACGGGGCATTGATTCCAGTTCTTCAGGAGACGCAGGAGCTTTTCGGCTACCTTCCTGAAGGTGCTTTGAAGAAGGTAAGCCTCAAGTTAGACATTCCATACAGTGAAGTTGCCGGCGTGGTAAATTTCTATTCATTTTTCTCAACAGTTCCCCGCGGCAAACATCTTATCCGCGTATGCCTCGGAACGGCCTGCTATGTCCGCGGCGGGAAAGAGCTTCTTGAGGGTTTCAAGAATTCCCTCGGAATAAGCGTAGGCGAGACAACCGAAGACAGGATGTTCTCGCTGGATATAGGCAGATGTTTCGGTGCATGCGGGCTGGCTCCTGTTATTATGATAGACGATAAGGTTTATCAGCGGGTTCGTGCATGCAAGATCAATGAGATACTTTCAGAATACAAAAACGGTGAAAGCGAGCAGTGA
- a CDS encoding ABC transporter permease, with protein sequence MNGFKSVFKREFKGYFATPVAYVFLVIFLFFSGYLTFKQGFFEARQADMHLFFENLPLLFVFIVPSVAMRLWAEERKTGSIELLFTLPITVGQAVMGKFFAAWAFLAVGLGLTFPMPMTVSYLGNPDGGLIAAGYLASVLMAGGFLAIGIFFSALCKNQVISFILSVVACAVFVFSGMPSTMGYLDTFLPGGMVQAAAGLSFQNHFDSMQKGIIRLSDLGYFALMIAGWVYACTIILDERKAN encoded by the coding sequence ATGAACGGTTTTAAATCTGTATTCAAAAGAGAATTCAAGGGATACTTCGCAACGCCTGTTGCATACGTATTCCTTGTGATATTCCTTTTCTTTTCAGGATATCTCACATTCAAGCAGGGATTTTTCGAGGCAAGGCAGGCGGATATGCACCTTTTCTTCGAAAACCTCCCGCTGCTTTTCGTATTCATCGTACCATCTGTAGCAATGAGGCTTTGGGCTGAGGAGAGAAAAACCGGCTCTATAGAGCTGCTCTTCACGCTGCCTATCACGGTAGGTCAGGCGGTGATGGGCAAGTTCTTCGCTGCCTGGGCATTTCTCGCTGTCGGCCTCGGACTCACATTCCCAATGCCTATGACAGTGAGCTATCTGGGCAATCCCGACGGAGGACTTATAGCAGCCGGCTATCTGGCATCTGTGCTTATGGCCGGAGGATTCCTCGCTATTGGAATTTTCTTCTCCGCCCTGTGCAAAAATCAGGTTATCAGCTTTATTCTCTCCGTTGTGGCCTGCGCTGTTTTCGTATTCAGCGGAATGCCCTCAACAATGGGCTATCTGGACACATTCCTCCCGGGAGGTATGGTTCAGGCAGCAGCGGGGCTGAGCTTCCAGAATCATTTCGATTCTATGCAGAAGGGAATCATAAGGCTCAGCGACCTTGGATATTTTGCTTTAATGATTGCCGGATGGGTTTACGCCTGCACTATTATTCTTGATGAAAGGAAGGCAAACTGA
- the nuoF gene encoding NADH-quinone oxidoreductase subunit NuoF yields the protein MDEIKKFNSLEEFKKISEQLRESSTQPGDTEKIFICTGGGCIASGALNLRDELKSCLQANGLSEKVQVVETGCMGPCSAGPVLLMGRDKTFYVQVQPDDAEEIVQSHIMQNKLVERLCWRDEKTDKPAASKLDIEFFKKQTKIALRNCGLITPTDLRASISVGGFDGLAAVLAGISRDEVIEQLKDSGLRGRGGAGFPTHMKWTFTKKSPGEVKYVVCNADEGDPGAFMDRSVLEGDPYSLIEGMSIAAYTIGAQRGFVYVRAEYPLAIERLSESIEKCYKAGLLGENILGTDFSFDLEIRKGSGAFVCGEETALMASIEGKRGEPRPRPPFPAQKGLWDKPTVLNNVETYANVAAIVAKGGKWFASFGTEKSRGTKVFALAGAIRNSGLVEVPIGTTLGDLIYDIGGGIPNGKAFKAAQIGGPSGGCVPLQHLNVSLDYESLNKLGAVMGSGGLVVMDEDTCMVDVARFFLEFVQEESCGKCIPCRVGTKRMLEILDKICSGQGEQGDIERLEALGEKIRDTALCGLGQTAPNPVLSTVRHFRDEYEAHIIDKHCPAGVCPDMVLAPCKSACPAGVNIPGFVSLVGEERYAEALRLHRERNPFAAVCARVCFHTCEEKCRRSSLDEPVSIRGVKRFMVDQEIVAQIPEVHENDENAKRKIAVIGAGPSGFSCAYFLARLGYKPTVFEARSRPGGMLVQAIPEYRLPKEIIAREYRMIQGMGVKLVTDSKLGKDFTLQQLREQGYEAVYLAIGQPDGVMLNMAGSDAEGVKEALDFLREYNMKGSVEAGKNVAIIGGGNSAIDAARTAVRLGANVTVVYRRTQSEMPAYAEEIEESQQEGVRIIELASPERIVTENGRVSGLKCKKMKLGDYDASGRKKPVASGEEFTLDADQVIFAVGQTMNLEPIFGKVINPQGETGYEYFVEVGNEKLRLNGKSKISAGHQNAQTSINWLFCGGDAAMGAASVVEAIGEGEKAAVGIDEYLTGANHAFWREDVPVDTYFDPDEEPKNYPRKKMELLSIERRINSFAEVEQPWDKSEAIRQAQRCLRCDYGKYKCPAAKMQAGVE from the coding sequence ATGGATGAGATTAAAAAATTCAATTCTCTTGAAGAATTCAAAAAGATAAGCGAACAGCTCAGAGAAAGCAGCACTCAGCCCGGCGATACTGAAAAGATTTTCATCTGTACAGGCGGGGGCTGCATAGCCTCAGGGGCATTGAACCTCAGAGACGAGCTGAAATCCTGCCTTCAGGCAAATGGACTAAGCGAAAAGGTTCAGGTAGTGGAAACAGGCTGCATGGGGCCATGTTCTGCTGGGCCGGTTCTGCTGATGGGCAGAGACAAAACGTTTTACGTGCAGGTTCAGCCGGATGATGCAGAAGAAATCGTGCAGAGCCATATTATGCAGAACAAACTTGTAGAGAGGCTCTGCTGGAGAGATGAAAAAACCGACAAGCCCGCTGCATCAAAGCTGGATATTGAGTTTTTCAAAAAGCAGACAAAAATCGCCCTTCGAAACTGCGGGCTCATCACGCCTACAGACCTTAGGGCTTCAATTTCCGTTGGCGGATTTGACGGGCTCGCAGCAGTGCTTGCTGGCATTAGCCGCGATGAGGTTATAGAACAGCTCAAGGATTCCGGCCTCAGAGGCAGGGGCGGGGCAGGCTTCCCAACCCATATGAAATGGACATTCACAAAGAAAAGCCCGGGTGAGGTGAAATACGTTGTATGCAATGCAGACGAAGGAGACCCCGGCGCATTTATGGACAGAAGCGTTCTTGAGGGAGACCCGTACAGCCTTATCGAAGGTATGTCTATAGCAGCATATACTATAGGAGCCCAGCGCGGCTTTGTTTACGTTCGTGCTGAATATCCTCTCGCTATCGAAAGGCTCAGCGAATCAATAGAAAAGTGTTACAAGGCAGGCCTTCTCGGCGAGAATATACTCGGCACAGATTTCAGCTTCGACCTCGAGATACGAAAAGGTTCGGGCGCATTTGTATGCGGCGAGGAAACAGCCCTTATGGCATCGATTGAAGGCAAGAGGGGCGAGCCGAGGCCGAGACCTCCATTCCCCGCCCAGAAAGGGCTCTGGGATAAGCCTACTGTTCTCAATAATGTTGAAACATACGCAAACGTAGCTGCGATTGTGGCCAAAGGCGGGAAGTGGTTTGCTTCTTTCGGTACGGAAAAGAGCCGCGGGACGAAGGTTTTCGCACTTGCAGGCGCTATCAGGAATTCGGGGCTTGTGGAAGTTCCTATCGGAACAACCCTCGGCGATCTTATCTACGATATCGGGGGCGGAATACCAAACGGAAAGGCCTTCAAGGCCGCCCAAATCGGAGGCCCCTCAGGCGGATGCGTTCCGCTGCAGCACTTGAATGTGTCTCTGGATTACGAATCACTCAATAAGCTCGGAGCTGTTATGGGCTCGGGCGGGCTTGTTGTGATGGATGAAGATACCTGTATGGTGGATGTTGCACGTTTCTTCCTTGAGTTTGTTCAGGAAGAGTCCTGCGGGAAGTGCATACCGTGCCGTGTGGGAACGAAGCGTATGCTTGAGATCCTCGATAAGATATGTTCAGGCCAGGGCGAGCAGGGCGATATAGAAAGGCTCGAAGCCCTCGGCGAGAAAATCAGAGATACAGCCCTCTGCGGACTCGGCCAGACAGCACCAAACCCCGTGCTTTCAACTGTACGCCATTTCCGCGATGAATACGAGGCTCACATTATCGATAAGCACTGCCCGGCGGGCGTTTGTCCGGATATGGTTCTCGCACCATGCAAGAGCGCGTGCCCTGCGGGAGTGAACATCCCGGGATTTGTCTCTCTCGTTGGCGAGGAGCGTTATGCAGAAGCCCTCAGGCTGCATAGAGAGCGCAATCCATTTGCCGCTGTTTGTGCGAGGGTATGCTTCCACACCTGCGAGGAAAAATGCAGAAGGTCGTCTCTTGATGAGCCTGTTTCGATAAGAGGCGTAAAACGCTTTATGGTTGATCAGGAAATCGTTGCTCAGATTCCCGAGGTGCACGAGAATGATGAAAACGCAAAACGCAAGATTGCAGTTATCGGTGCCGGGCCTTCAGGATTCTCCTGTGCATACTTCCTTGCAAGGCTCGGATATAAGCCTACGGTTTTCGAGGCACGTTCAAGGCCGGGCGGAATGCTTGTACAGGCTATTCCGGAATACCGCCTGCCCAAGGAGATCATCGCCCGCGAATACAGGATGATTCAGGGAATGGGCGTTAAGCTCGTTACCGATTCAAAGCTTGGCAAAGACTTCACCCTCCAGCAGCTGCGCGAGCAGGGCTATGAGGCGGTATATCTTGCAATCGGCCAGCCAGACGGTGTGATGCTGAATATGGCGGGAAGCGATGCTGAAGGCGTTAAAGAAGCCCTTGATTTCCTTAGAGAATACAATATGAAGGGCTCTGTGGAAGCGGGCAAAAACGTTGCCATTATCGGCGGCGGAAACTCGGCTATTGATGCAGCGAGAACAGCCGTGAGGCTCGGGGCAAATGTTACTGTGGTTTACCGCAGAACGCAGTCTGAGATGCCGGCTTATGCAGAAGAGATTGAAGAATCCCAGCAGGAAGGCGTGCGGATTATAGAGCTCGCCTCGCCGGAGAGAATTGTTACTGAAAACGGCAGAGTAAGCGGGCTTAAGTGCAAGAAGATGAAGCTCGGGGACTACGATGCCTCCGGCAGGAAGAAGCCGGTAGCCAGCGGCGAGGAATTCACCCTTGATGCTGATCAGGTTATCTTTGCAGTAGGCCAGACAATGAATCTCGAGCCGATATTTGGAAAAGTAATCAATCCGCAAGGCGAAACAGGCTATGAGTATTTCGTTGAAGTGGGCAATGAAAAACTCCGGCTTAACGGCAAGAGCAAGATCAGCGCAGGCCATCAAAATGCTCAAACCTCAATCAACTGGCTCTTCTGCGGCGGAGATGCCGCCATGGGGGCAGCTTCGGTTGTAGAGGCTATAGGTGAAGGCGAGAAGGCAGCAGTTGGCATTGATGAATATCTCACCGGCGCCAATCACGCATTCTGGCGTGAGGATGTGCCTGTAGATACATACTTCGACCCCGACGAGGAGCCAAAGAACTATCCTCGCAAGAAGATGGAGCTGCTATCCATTGAAAGACGAATAAACAGTTTCGCAGAAGTAGAGCAGCCGTGGGATAAATCTGAGGCTATAAGACAAGCTCAGAGGTGCCTGAGATGTGATTACGGCAAATATAAGTGTCCTGCTGCTAAGATGCAGGCTGGTGTTGAGTAA
- a CDS encoding DUF4340 domain-containing protein, with translation MVMTDKKLSILAAAALAAVVLVTAQSMFTGEKTRYDSGRITYLIQGLDMDMVSGISIKGSSGEPVSIIKEGGEYYLESMSGYPVKVSKLNELISKCLDVKIGKVYTTNPSNFEDLEVTKDQARYNIQFLASDGKVLTGLIVGKNKGSGNYVRKFADNNVYISEESFFASTSANSYVERSIVKVEGTDVEKVSVKTPEGSYEISNENGNRKLKGIPEGMQAKGTDFHSVLDALGRVNFTDAAKASEMTELNFEYQYVSRLNDSTVYTFEVAKKGQDYWAKCSAEFTNKEKVIKKDEVESEEELKKKEDILLKREAAANFNDRHEGWVYKIPSWNAKNLTKHFNDLIEKVPEEKPEQEAEGSDAQAAEKAASEKKTQESSDESAENADESESANSSQNKADEQKQSESEPKEKQQPKQAGSDNQSAEEPEKSSY, from the coding sequence ATGGTAATGACAGACAAAAAACTATCGATACTTGCGGCAGCAGCTCTTGCGGCAGTTGTTTTAGTAACAGCTCAGTCTATGTTTACAGGCGAGAAAACCCGTTATGACAGCGGCCGGATTACATACCTTATTCAGGGACTTGATATGGATATGGTATCTGGGATTTCGATAAAAGGCTCCTCCGGGGAGCCGGTATCAATCATCAAGGAAGGCGGCGAGTATTATTTGGAATCAATGAGCGGTTATCCGGTGAAGGTATCAAAGCTCAACGAGCTGATTTCCAAATGCCTCGACGTTAAAATCGGGAAGGTTTATACCACCAACCCGAGCAATTTCGAAGACCTTGAAGTAACCAAGGACCAGGCAAGATACAACATTCAGTTTCTTGCTTCCGACGGCAAGGTTCTTACCGGGCTGATTGTAGGCAAGAATAAAGGCTCAGGCAACTATGTCCGCAAGTTCGCAGACAACAACGTTTACATCTCCGAGGAATCTTTCTTTGCCAGCACAAGCGCAAACAGCTATGTTGAGAGGAGCATTGTAAAAGTTGAGGGAACGGATGTTGAGAAGGTTTCCGTGAAGACGCCTGAAGGCAGCTATGAAATCTCCAATGAAAACGGGAATAGAAAGCTGAAGGGAATTCCTGAAGGTATGCAGGCCAAAGGAACTGATTTCCATTCAGTGCTCGATGCCCTTGGCAGGGTGAACTTTACAGACGCCGCAAAGGCCTCGGAAATGACAGAGCTGAATTTTGAGTATCAGTATGTATCCCGCCTGAATGATTCTACCGTTTACACCTTCGAGGTTGCTAAAAAGGGACAGGACTACTGGGCAAAATGCTCCGCTGAATTCACCAATAAAGAAAAAGTAATAAAGAAGGATGAGGTGGAAAGCGAAGAAGAGCTCAAGAAGAAAGAAGATATCCTGCTCAAGCGTGAGGCAGCTGCAAACTTCAACGACCGCCACGAGGGCTGGGTTTACAAAATCCCGTCTTGGAACGCAAAAAATCTCACCAAACACTTTAACGACCTAATTGAAAAGGTTCCGGAAGAAAAGCCCGAACAGGAGGCTGAAGGCAGCGATGCCCAGGCCGCTGAAAAAGCTGCGTCTGAAAAGAAAACTCAAGAAAGTTCAGATGAATCTGCTGAAAATGCAGATGAAAGCGAATCTGCCAACAGCAGCCAAAACAAGGCCGACGAACAGAAACAGAGCGAAAGCGAGCCGAAAGAGAAACAGCAGCCAAAACAGGCCGGCAGCGACAATCAGTCGGCAGAAGAACCTGAAAAAAGCTCATACTAA
- a CDS encoding NADH-dependent [FeFe] hydrogenase, group A6: MISLKINDKDIQVQDGATILEAAKSCDIYIPTLCYLENLKPRGLCRVCVVEVEGAKNLIPACSTPAAEGMNIKTNTRRVRESRKMIVELLLSEHNGECTTCERNNDCELQKLARDLGIEELRYEGEKTSSQIDESTPGIFRDSGKCIKCRRCVEVCQGVESVGAISPQSRGFDTTIGPAFDHPLSEVTCVQCGQCAAVCPVGAITERNYIQQVWDALDDPEKYVVVQTAPAIRSALGEAFGLEPGTPVTGKMVAALKELGFDGVFDTNFTADLTIMEEGSELLSRLTKVLRDGQKQALPQFTSCCPAWINFAEHYYPELLKNLSTCKSPQQMFGAVAKTYYAEKIGVDPAKMVVVSVMPCTAKKFESQREELTDSGYPDVDYVLTTRELARMINQSGILFSLLEDQKMDSPFPESSGAADIFANTGGVMEAAVRTAYKIVTGRNLPTDKMHLKNIMDLEGIKEASLKIEDPVKEWSFLDGAELNVMVIHSLSNVRKVLKEKDISKYHFIEVMSCPGGCISGGGQPRFTDNNIRQKRIQAILTEDEGKEIRNSCENPFIQQIYSEYLKQPLGEKSHHLLHTEYFEKSPVEQ; encoded by the coding sequence ATGATATCACTAAAGATAAACGATAAAGATATTCAGGTGCAGGATGGGGCAACCATCCTTGAAGCAGCGAAGAGCTGCGATATATATATCCCTACGCTTTGCTACCTTGAAAACCTCAAGCCCCGCGGGCTGTGCAGGGTTTGCGTGGTGGAAGTTGAGGGGGCGAAGAATCTCATTCCTGCATGCAGTACGCCCGCAGCTGAGGGGATGAACATAAAAACAAACACAAGACGTGTGCGTGAATCACGCAAGATGATAGTAGAGCTTCTGCTCTCAGAGCACAACGGCGAATGCACAACCTGCGAGAGAAACAACGACTGCGAACTGCAAAAGCTCGCAAGAGACCTCGGCATTGAAGAACTCAGATACGAAGGCGAAAAAACCTCATCACAGATTGATGAAAGCACCCCGGGGATATTCAGAGACAGCGGCAAGTGCATCAAATGCAGAAGGTGTGTGGAGGTTTGTCAGGGAGTGGAATCGGTAGGTGCGATATCGCCGCAGTCCCGCGGATTTGATACTACAATAGGCCCTGCCTTTGACCACCCGCTCTCTGAGGTAACGTGCGTTCAATGCGGGCAGTGCGCTGCGGTTTGTCCTGTTGGGGCAATCACCGAGCGGAACTACATCCAGCAGGTTTGGGATGCCTTAGACGACCCTGAGAAGTACGTTGTAGTACAGACTGCTCCAGCTATCCGTTCTGCCCTTGGTGAGGCTTTCGGCCTCGAGCCGGGAACTCCAGTAACCGGCAAGATGGTTGCAGCTCTCAAAGAGCTGGGCTTTGACGGGGTGTTCGATACCAACTTCACAGCAGACCTTACGATTATGGAAGAAGGAAGCGAGCTTTTGAGCAGGCTTACAAAGGTTCTGCGGGACGGGCAGAAGCAAGCTCTTCCGCAGTTTACAAGCTGCTGCCCGGCTTGGATTAATTTCGCAGAGCATTATTACCCCGAGCTTCTGAAAAATCTCTCTACGTGCAAATCTCCTCAGCAGATGTTTGGCGCTGTAGCGAAAACATATTATGCTGAAAAGATAGGCGTTGATCCTGCCAAGATGGTGGTTGTCTCAGTAATGCCGTGTACGGCGAAGAAATTCGAATCCCAGCGTGAGGAGCTCACAGACAGCGGCTATCCAGATGTTGACTACGTGCTCACTACCCGCGAGCTTGCAAGGATGATAAATCAGAGCGGAATCCTTTTCAGTCTTCTGGAAGATCAGAAGATGGATTCCCCGTTCCCCGAGTCTTCCGGTGCGGCTGATATCTTCGCAAACACCGGCGGCGTTATGGAAGCGGCAGTTCGTACCGCCTATAAGATTGTAACGGGGCGGAATCTGCCTACAGATAAAATGCACCTGAAGAATATTATGGATCTTGAAGGAATCAAGGAGGCTTCGCTGAAGATTGAAGACCCGGTTAAAGAGTGGTCTTTCCTTGACGGGGCAGAGCTGAATGTGATGGTTATACACAGCCTTTCGAATGTGAGGAAGGTGCTCAAAGAGAAGGATATATCCAAGTATCACTTTATTGAAGTAATGTCCTGCCCGGGCGGCTGCATCAGCGGCGGCGGGCAGCCCAGATTCACCGATAATAACATTCGCCAGAAGAGGATTCAGGCGATTCTCACTGAAGACGAGGGCAAGGAAATCAGAAATTCCTGCGAGAATCCGTTTATCCAGCAGATTTATTCTGAATATCTCAAGCAGCCTCTGGGAGAAAAATCTCACCACCTGCTGCATACTGAATATTTCGAAAAATCTCCTGTTGAGCAGTAA